From a single Gavia stellata isolate bGavSte3 chromosome 15, bGavSte3.hap2, whole genome shotgun sequence genomic region:
- the GINS3 gene encoding DNA replication complex GINS protein PSF3 isoform X2: protein MSEAYFPVGPGLGLEENFLSLDDILMSQEKLPGRAESTLPRLAFALGQGAGTGDSIPETFISRFRRIMDSSQNAYNEDTSALVARLDELERALFRAGQKGLNDFQCWEKGQASQITASSLVQNYGKRKFTDMDG, encoded by the exons ATGTCCGAGGCGTATTTCCCGGTGGGCCCCGGGCTGGGCCTGGAGGAGAACTTCCTGTCGCTGGACGACATCCTGATGTCGCAGGAGAAGCTGCCGGGCCGCGCCGAGAGCACCCTGCCGCGCCTGGCCTTCGCGCTGGGTCAGGGGGCCGGCACTGGTGACTCGATCCCCGAG ACATTTATTAGCCGTTTTCGTCGTATCATGGACTCCTCTCAGAACGCCTACAACGAAGACACATCAGCGCTGGTGGCTCGGCTGGATGAATTGGAGCGAGCCTTATTTCGAGCTGGCCAGAAAGGGCTGAATGACTTCCAGTGCTGGGAAAAGGGACAGGCTTCTCAAATCACAGCTTCCAGTCTGGTCCAGAATTACGGGAAAAGAAAGTTCACAGATATGGATGGATAA
- the GINS3 gene encoding DNA replication complex GINS protein PSF3 isoform X1 encodes MSEAYFPVGPGLGLEENFLSLDDILMSQEKLPGRAESTLPRLAFALGQGAGTGDSIPEGSKLEIPLWLAKGLHDSKRRIISVELPKIYKEAWRTVFSADANVVDLHKMGPYYYGFGSQLLNFDNPENPEIAQTILQTFISRFRRIMDSSQNAYNEDTSALVARLDELERALFRAGQKGLNDFQCWEKGQASQITASSLVQNYGKRKFTDMDG; translated from the exons ATGTCCGAGGCGTATTTCCCGGTGGGCCCCGGGCTGGGCCTGGAGGAGAACTTCCTGTCGCTGGACGACATCCTGATGTCGCAGGAGAAGCTGCCGGGCCGCGCCGAGAGCACCCTGCCGCGCCTGGCCTTCGCGCTGGGTCAGGGGGCCGGCACTGGTGACTCGATCCCCGAG GGCTCAAAGCTGGAAATACCTCTGTGGCTTGCGAAAGGTCTGCACGACAGCAAAAGAAGAATCATCTCTGTGGAACTGCCAAAGATTTACAAGGAAGCCTGGAGGACAGTGTTCAGCGCTGATGCCAATGTGGTTGACCTGCACAAAATGGGGCCATACTACTATGGATTTGGCTCCCAGCTCCTGAATTTTGACAATCCAGAGAATCCTGAGATAGCTCAGACTATCCTGCAG ACATTTATTAGCCGTTTTCGTCGTATCATGGACTCCTCTCAGAACGCCTACAACGAAGACACATCAGCGCTGGTGGCTCGGCTGGATGAATTGGAGCGAGCCTTATTTCGAGCTGGCCAGAAAGGGCTGAATGACTTCCAGTGCTGGGAAAAGGGACAGGCTTCTCAAATCACAGCTTCCAGTCTGGTCCAGAATTACGGGAAAAGAAAGTTCACAGATATGGATGGATAA